AACAAGGGAAACAAAATTGAGTGTACATTTAGCTTTCATaattgtgtgtgcgtgcctgcataCCTGCGTGCCTGCATACCTGCATGCCTGCATACCTGTATACATGTTGTCTCCCAGATGTGAGATCACACTTGACAATTTGTAGATATTGTCTGGCTGGTGTCTCTGTAAGGAAACACATTTAATAATAGGATTGTTATTTTGTCTACAGGATAGGGGTGCCTTCTATAACTGCCTTATCTTGATCCGCCCACTATCTCAACTATCTCAACTGGATCTAATTATCTGTTATCtgttctatttctccctctctctctctctctctctctctctctctctctctctctctctctctctctctctctctctctcctcaccacagCGGCTGCCTGCTGCTTTTCCTCACTGTCAgctggtttctctagctggtCAGAGGAATTTGAAGCTGGTGGGGGTATATCAAATATAGTGTAAATACAAACCAGAAAGTGAAGTGGAAACCTATCAACAAATATACTCTTAACTTCAGCTTCCGACTTGCTTTCCTCAACAGTCCTGTTTCATGAGAGGGTATTATGCATGATGTCAGTAACACAATGTCCTACCTGGTCTATCAAGGGTGCCTTTCGGGGAGTTTGCAGGTTTGTTGTCCATGTTGTTTTTCCCCAGGGAGCTTGCCCTGTGTAAATTGATGGCATTGAAAATAAATATCTAGTGTGTGAAAATCATGGTGTGTGTTGGCTACTCAATGTGCAATGTCCCCAAACAGAGTGTAAACCAACCTGGCTCCATACTGGACATGGGCTGTCTTCCCACATACGGCTGGGAGGGTTATTTCTGCAGGGATGGACATGGGATCATCCACCTTCTTTGGCTCCCAGTCGCCTGCAGTAAATCGCTTGATATGAAGCATTAGGACCCtgctcagagacagacaggcaggcagggcagacagacagacagacagacagacagacagacagacagacagacgggcgggcgggcgggcgggcgggcgggcgggcggacggacggacgaCCAGGTAGGCATTCACACAGACAAAGGAATCAGTCTTGTACTCAATTCAATAACCCAGTTTGGTGAGTTAGATCAGGACTGTCAATTGTAATCTGAGATGATGATGGGGGGACTCACCGGGGCAGCGTGAGGAAGTGCATAGTCACAGATGCCATGCTGCCTGAGCACACCCTGCATGCACACTCTAACGCAGATGGCTAGGTGACAAAGGATAGCAATACAATTATGAACATTATGACATTAATGATAGTGTTCCTTGACATACTAACTCTTGGTTTAAGCTAAGTGCTGACCTTAAAGTAGAGGTCCAGGCTGTGTGGCAGGTAATGGCTCAGGCTCAGGGACAAGTGATTGTAATCCTCCTGACCATACACTATAACTCCACAGCTTCAGAAGTACGGAGAGAAATGCATCAGCTATCCAACACAAACCTTTTGATCCTCTACACACTATCTTAATGCTTTACCTCTGTATCCTGCATATTATGCTGACATTAAACCTCCTCACAAATGTGATGATGACATCAAGGTACACCGTATACAAATGACAGCTGTTACCTGGTGCAGGTACGGGAAGTCTTCAGCTTGAATTCTAACTGCTTCACAGGGCAGGTGTATGGCTCTGGTGAGCCCTTTAATGCCATACCCTCCTCCTTCAGCTGAAAGAGGAGAAGCAACACACATTCATGGGCATCctaagagaagaatgggaaagaaGCAGAAAATACATCAACAACTACAACTGAAACAGAGCTGGGGAAAAACACTGTCACGTGTCCCAGGTTTATTGTTAAGTGAGTCTTTTAGCAAATAATATCTTACCTGTTCATTGTCGTCCTCATAGTCCTCATTGACAACGGAAAGACAGCGCTTGACTGTTTGAAGGATTTTCTTATTTTCCTTGTTCTTAGCATTAACAGTGCCTCCAGAAAGCCTGGCCTGATGTAACTCGGCAATGCAGCTGTGGACGGAGACAAAGAGCATGCATTCAGGTTTCACTCTCTCACCTTGGCCACAGATTAGCTCTGTGCTTCTACTTTAACTTCTGATCAAATATGATTCAACTGATTCCTGACTGTGACAGGAAATCATCTCTGGTGTTAATCAGAAGCTGAGTTGGGTGTGGTTTTATCTTAAAAATCAT
This sequence is a window from Oncorhynchus mykiss isolate Arlee chromosome 13, USDA_OmykA_1.1, whole genome shotgun sequence. Protein-coding genes within it:
- the LOC118938553 gene encoding ubiquitin carboxyl-terminal hydrolase 37-like — translated: MALKGSPEPYTCPVKQLEFKLKTSRTCTSCGVIVYGQEDYNHLSLSLSHYLPHSLDLYFKPSALECACRVCSGSMASVTMHFLTLPRVLMLHIKRFTAGDWEPKKVDDPMSIPAEITLPAVCGKTAHVQYGARASSLGKNNMDNKPANSPKGTLDRPETPARQYLQIVKCDLTSGRQHVYRPLHQ